In Deferribacteraceae bacterium V6Fe1, one genomic interval encodes:
- a CDS encoding RtcB family protein: MTKLRKVSEYIFEIPKEDKMLVPGRIYASDSMIEDILRDESLNQVKNAAYLPGIVKASIAMPDIHYGYGLPIGGVVATDVKDGVVTPGGVGFDINCGVRLIVFDIEADKVRGLDSLANKLFKEIPCGVGEGGKFKFGKKELAEVMTNGSKWAYKNGLASEEDLYSTESGGCMSGANPELISSKALERGYDQVGTLGSGNHFLEIGKVDDIFDPDVANKWGLSKGKLTLMIHSGSRGLGHQICSDYLKIFEKAVKKYGIDVKDIQLACAPIESVEGKNYISALKCAANFAWANRQVLQHLAISSVASFLGLSIENLKPRLIYDVAHNIVKFEKYNIDKKEKLLLVHRKGATRALYKGDNELPEKYKDTGQPVIIPGDMGRYSFVLCGGENAESLSFNSACHGAGRVLSRNAAIKMASNRNIAKELLEVGVYAKGRGKKSLMEEMPEAYKDVYDVVDVVDRLNIANKIAKLKPLCVIKG, from the coding sequence ATGACAAAATTAAGAAAAGTATCTGAATATATCTTTGAGATTCCGAAAGAGGATAAAATGCTTGTCCCCGGCAGAATTTATGCCTCGGACAGTATGATAGAAGATATATTAAGGGATGAATCACTTAATCAGGTAAAAAATGCAGCTTATTTGCCAGGAATTGTGAAAGCGTCTATCGCAATGCCTGATATACATTACGGCTATGGATTACCGATAGGTGGTGTAGTGGCAACAGACGTGAAGGATGGTGTTGTTACTCCGGGTGGTGTGGGTTTTGATATAAATTGCGGTGTGAGATTGATTGTTTTTGATATTGAGGCTGATAAAGTAAGAGGACTTGATAGTCTTGCAAATAAGCTTTTTAAGGAGATACCTTGCGGGGTAGGTGAAGGGGGTAAGTTTAAGTTTGGTAAGAAAGAGCTTGCTGAAGTAATGACAAATGGCTCAAAATGGGCTTATAAAAATGGTTTGGCAAGTGAAGAAGATTTATATTCAACCGAATCAGGTGGATGTATGTCTGGAGCAAATCCTGAGCTGATTAGCAGTAAAGCTTTAGAGCGCGGATATGACCAGGTGGGGACACTTGGAAGCGGTAATCATTTTTTGGAGATAGGAAAAGTAGATGATATTTTCGACCCTGATGTTGCAAATAAGTGGGGTTTATCAAAAGGGAAATTGACTTTAATGATTCATTCCGGCTCAAGAGGGCTTGGACATCAAATCTGCAGCGATTATTTAAAAATTTTTGAAAAAGCAGTGAAAAAATATGGTATTGATGTTAAGGATATTCAGCTTGCTTGTGCTCCAATTGAAAGTGTAGAGGGTAAAAACTATATATCTGCTCTTAAATGTGCCGCTAATTTTGCATGGGCTAACAGGCAGGTATTGCAGCATCTTGCCATATCATCTGTTGCATCATTTTTGGGGTTAAGTATTGAAAATCTGAAACCAAGATTGATTTATGATGTCGCACACAATATTGTGAAGTTTGAAAAATATAACATTGATAAGAAAGAAAAGCTACTTCTCGTCCATAGAAAAGGGGCGACAAGGGCGCTTTATAAAGGGGATAATGAGCTTCCCGAAAAATATAAGGATACAGGTCAGCCTGTAATAATCCCGGGTGATATGGGAAGATATTCTTTTGTGCTTTGTGGCGGAGAAAATGCTGAAAGCTTGAGCTTCAACTCCGCATGTCACGGTGCGGGAAGGGTATTAAGTAGAAACGCCGCCATAAAAATGGCTTCAAATCGCAACATTGCAAAAGAGCTTCTTGAAGTTGGTGTATATGCAAAAGGGAGAGGTAAAAAATCTCTGATGGAAGAGATGCCGGAAGCTTACAAAGATGTTTACGATGTAGTAGATGTGGTCGACAGGCTTAATATAGCAAATAAAATTGCAAAACTTAAGCCTTTGTGCGTAATTAAAGGGTGA
- a CDS encoding 2-hydroxyacyl-CoA dehydratase, which translates to MKKIGFTTTIPVEIVFASKNIPVDLNNVFITSKSPYKFLEYAEDDGLPRNTCNWIKGIYTAVMKSSVDEVIAVTQGDCSNTHALMELFENAGVKVHPFGYPFGLDDGYEYLRNEILNLCKGLDVDFDEVLEYKDRIDIIRKKLRHLDKLTVQGKISGFENHIWLVTSTDFNGDFIKYENELDKFIKEAEKRSNTGKKVRLGFIGVPTIFDDIYQFVESKGASVVFNEVQRQFSIPSTSDDFIQRYIDYTYPYDIFKRVADIKTQIVERKIDGIIHYVQSFCYRQIQDVIIKKSLDIPVITIEGNDPGNVDARTKIRLESFIEMLCERKNG; encoded by the coding sequence ATGAAGAAAATAGGATTTACTACCACTATCCCCGTAGAAATTGTTTTTGCATCTAAAAACATCCCGGTGGATTTAAACAATGTTTTTATAACGTCAAAATCTCCTTATAAATTTCTTGAATATGCTGAGGACGACGGACTGCCTCGTAATACTTGTAACTGGATAAAGGGGATTTATACCGCTGTAATGAAAAGCTCCGTTGATGAAGTTATAGCAGTTACTCAAGGTGATTGCAGTAATACTCACGCTTTAATGGAGCTTTTTGAAAACGCAGGGGTAAAAGTGCACCCTTTCGGCTACCCTTTTGGATTAGACGACGGTTATGAATACCTTAGAAATGAAATTTTAAATCTTTGCAAAGGATTGGATGTAGATTTTGATGAGGTTTTGGAATATAAAGACAGAATTGATATTATCAGGAAAAAGTTGAGACATCTTGACAAGCTTACTGTGCAAGGAAAAATCAGCGGCTTTGAGAATCATATATGGCTTGTAACATCTACCGATTTTAATGGTGATTTTATCAAGTATGAGAATGAATTGGACAAGTTTATCAAGGAAGCCGAAAAAAGAAGTAATACAGGTAAAAAAGTAAGGCTCGGGTTTATAGGTGTTCCTACAATTTTTGATGATATTTATCAATTTGTTGAAAGCAAAGGTGCATCAGTGGTATTTAATGAAGTGCAAAGGCAGTTTTCGATCCCGTCCACTTCCGATGATTTTATTCAAAGATATATTGATTATACATATCCATACGATATTTTCAAACGGGTAGCGGATATAAAAACACAAATAGTGGAAAGAAAAATAGACGGTATCATACATTATGTCCAATCGTTTTGTTATAGACAGATTCAAGATGTCATTATTAAGAAAAGCCTTGATATTCCTGTGATAACAATTGAAGGGAATGACCCGGGTAATGTAGATGCCAGGACAAAAATAAGACTTGAATCATTTATAGAAATGCTATGTGAGAGGAAAAATGGTTGA
- a CDS encoding CoA activase — MVDLGIDLGSRFVKVGLKSGDNIEFKLYDTVTFYRDFVKREGENIKINFDFLDTNAGRVVATGYGRNVLSFANAEIISEIKAHFKGAKVQTGCDNFTLIDLGGQDSKVIKVVNGFIEDFIMNDKCAASTGRFLENAANILKMQLSDIASSVDNPVKLNSTCAIFSESEIIGKIAEGADFRDIAAGVCESVAKRIAPLVKRLKSERYFISGGVGSIYSIRYFLEKEIGQSIEPLKNCQFNGCIGCLNY, encoded by the coding sequence ATGGTTGATTTAGGGATAGATTTAGGAAGCAGGTTTGTTAAAGTGGGCTTAAAAAGTGGGGATAATATAGAGTTTAAGCTTTATGATACGGTTACTTTTTATAGAGACTTTGTAAAAAGGGAAGGGGAGAATATAAAAATAAATTTTGATTTTTTGGATACAAATGCTGGGCGCGTCGTTGCTACCGGGTATGGACGAAATGTTTTATCTTTTGCAAATGCCGAAATAATTTCCGAGATAAAAGCTCACTTCAAAGGTGCAAAAGTGCAGACCGGCTGTGATAATTTTACTTTAATTGACTTGGGAGGACAAGATAGTAAAGTTATTAAGGTCGTTAACGGATTTATCGAAGATTTTATAATGAATGATAAGTGTGCCGCAAGCACCGGAAGATTTTTGGAAAATGCGGCGAATATTTTAAAAATGCAGTTATCCGACATCGCAAGCAGTGTAGATAATCCCGTAAAGTTAAATTCCACTTGTGCAATTTTTAGTGAAAGCGAAATAATCGGCAAGATTGCAGAGGGCGCCGATTTTAGAGATATAGCAGCAGGAGTATGCGAATCTGTTGCCAAAAGGATAGCACCTCTTGTAAAAAGATTAAAGTCTGAAAGATATTTTATTTCAGGCGGTGTAGGGAGTATTTATTCTATCAGGTATTTTTTGGAAAAAGAGATTGGTCAATCTATTGAGCCACTTAAAAACTGTCAGTTTAACGGGTGTATAGGCTGTCTTAACTATTAA
- a CDS encoding class II SORL domain-containing protein codes for MAISEFVKSADFKNEKHVPVIECPSGLKKGEFCDVVVTVGKDIPHPNTTEHFINWIALYFKPAEGNIYNLGRAEFLAHGESAKGANQGPAYTNPVACFKVKLDEPGKLVAVSYCNIHGLWESEVEVKF; via the coding sequence ATGGCAATTAGTGAATTTGTTAAAAGTGCTGATTTTAAAAATGAAAAACACGTACCGGTTATTGAGTGTCCAAGCGGACTTAAAAAAGGTGAATTTTGTGATGTAGTCGTTACAGTCGGTAAAGATATCCCTCACCCAAACACTACAGAACATTTTATCAACTGGATAGCTTTATACTTTAAACCTGCCGAAGGTAACATTTACAATCTCGGCAGAGCAGAATTTCTTGCTCACGGGGAATCTGCAAAAGGAGCAAATCAGGGGCCTGCTTACACTAACCCTGTTGCATGTTTTAAAGTGAAATTAGATGAGCCTGGCAAGCTTGTTGCCGTCAGCTATTGCAACATTCATGGTCTTTGGGAAAGTGAAGTAGAGGTAAAATTCTAA
- a CDS encoding sodium:alanine symporter family protein — MEQLHNIVLTLDGYVWGPVMLVLLLGTGIWLSVLLGFIQIFKLPKALALILKSNKSTGEKGEITPFQALTTALSATVGTGNIAGVATAIASGGPGAVFWMWVTAFFGMATKYAEAVLSVHFRKQLSDGTTIGGPMYYISEGLKQKWLGVLFAIFGIFASFGIGSMAQSHSVAQAVNNAFGLPKMAVGIFLVVITALVIIGGIKRIGKVTEKLVPFMAVFYVTISLILIIANFSDVVVAFKLILSHAFSPAAATGGFAGAMVRDAIRFGVARGVFSNEAGLGSAPIAHAAAKTDNAVRQGLIAMTGVFFDTIIICSMTALVIVSTGAWESGKSSTELTALAFSNMYGSMGDWFLAISLIFFAYSTILGWSYYGEQCMKYLTGGKFALAYKLIFLFAVFFGSFRKTAFVWDISDLFNGMMAIPNLIGLLGLSLLLRKITKENIDKL, encoded by the coding sequence ATGGAGCAGCTTCATAATATTGTTTTGACTCTTGACGGGTATGTTTGGGGGCCTGTCATGCTTGTTCTTTTACTTGGCACAGGTATATGGCTTTCTGTATTACTTGGTTTTATTCAGATTTTTAAGTTACCAAAGGCTTTGGCATTAATTCTCAAATCTAACAAAAGCACCGGGGAAAAGGGTGAAATTACGCCTTTTCAGGCACTTACTACGGCACTTTCAGCAACTGTTGGGACAGGAAATATCGCCGGTGTAGCCACAGCGATTGCTTCAGGTGGGCCTGGTGCCGTATTTTGGATGTGGGTTACTGCATTTTTCGGTATGGCTACAAAATATGCGGAGGCTGTGCTATCGGTACACTTTAGAAAACAGCTTAGTGACGGCACGACTATTGGTGGCCCGATGTATTATATTTCCGAAGGGTTAAAACAAAAATGGCTTGGGGTATTGTTTGCAATTTTTGGTATCTTTGCATCTTTTGGAATAGGGAGTATGGCTCAAAGTCACTCTGTTGCTCAGGCTGTTAATAATGCTTTTGGTCTGCCTAAGATGGCTGTCGGCATATTTTTGGTAGTTATTACCGCACTTGTAATTATAGGCGGCATCAAAAGGATAGGGAAGGTTACGGAAAAACTGGTACCTTTTATGGCGGTATTTTATGTTACGATTTCACTTATTTTGATAATTGCTAATTTTTCTGATGTAGTTGTAGCATTTAAATTAATTCTTAGTCATGCATTTTCTCCTGCTGCGGCAACAGGCGGTTTTGCCGGTGCAATGGTAAGGGATGCCATAAGGTTTGGCGTGGCAAGGGGCGTATTTTCAAATGAAGCCGGACTTGGTAGTGCTCCTATTGCGCATGCAGCTGCAAAAACTGACAATGCTGTAAGGCAAGGACTTATTGCAATGACAGGTGTTTTCTTCGATACAATAATAATTTGTTCGATGACAGCCCTTGTGATTGTTTCTACCGGTGCTTGGGAATCAGGTAAAAGCAGCACGGAGCTGACAGCACTTGCATTTAGTAACATGTATGGCAGTATGGGTGATTGGTTTTTGGCTATTTCATTGATATTTTTTGCCTATTCTACAATACTCGGCTGGTCTTATTACGGTGAACAGTGCATGAAATATCTGACCGGCGGCAAATTTGCACTTGCTTACAAATTGATATTTTTGTTTGCCGTATTTTTCGGCTCATTCAGAAAAACAGCTTTTGTTTGGGATATTTCAGATTTATTCAACGGAATGATGGCAATTCCAAACCTTATAGGCCTTTTAGGGCTTTCACTTCTTTTAAGAAAGATTACAAAGGAGAATATTGATAAGCTTTAA
- a CDS encoding ammonium transporter produces the protein MKYFLLFLFFSMNLFAADGQLNQADTLWVILSTILVLVMTPALSIFYGGMARSKNILSTMSYSFVSMTVVGVIWFLIGHTIAFGPNGSSLIGSMKYLFINKSFMSDLHGTIPESVFAFFQGMFAVITVALFSGSIVERMKFSAYVIVITFWVIFIYAPLAHFVWGDNGFLASLGVLDFAGGLVVHLSSAVAALVLIKMVGNRRGFPVQKHLPHNLVITGIGTGLLWFGWFGFNAGSALAINDVAFYALINTFIAGAAGGVVWMILEMKVAKPSFLGICSGIIAGLASVTNAAGYVTPVVALLIGCMGGFLCFYAITLKYRFNYDDSLDVIGVHGVGGLIGATMTGLFASINSQGLFFGNPKQFLIQLAGIAVTLVFAGVGTIIIAKLADLVVGLRVEELEEIEGLDLSQHGESGYNM, from the coding sequence ATGAAATATTTTCTGTTATTCCTTTTTTTTAGTATGAATCTTTTTGCAGCTGATGGACAGTTAAACCAAGCAGATACTTTGTGGGTAATTTTATCTACAATTTTAGTTTTGGTTATGACGCCAGCTCTTTCAATATTTTATGGTGGAATGGCTCGCTCGAAGAATATTTTGTCTACAATGTCTTACAGTTTTGTTTCTATGACTGTTGTAGGTGTTATTTGGTTTTTAATCGGCCATACTATTGCTTTTGGACCAAATGGCTCAAGTTTAATTGGCAGTATGAAATATCTTTTTATCAACAAGTCGTTTATGTCAGACTTACATGGGACAATACCTGAATCGGTTTTTGCATTTTTTCAGGGGATGTTTGCTGTTATAACAGTAGCACTTTTTAGCGGCTCTATTGTGGAAAGAATGAAATTTTCGGCATATGTTATTGTAATTACTTTCTGGGTCATTTTTATATATGCCCCACTTGCACATTTTGTTTGGGGAGATAACGGATTTTTAGCATCATTAGGTGTGCTTGATTTTGCCGGTGGTCTTGTCGTTCATTTGTCTTCAGCCGTAGCAGCTTTAGTATTGATAAAAATGGTTGGAAACAGAAGAGGTTTCCCTGTGCAAAAACATTTGCCTCATAATCTTGTTATTACCGGAATTGGCACAGGTCTTTTATGGTTTGGCTGGTTTGGGTTTAATGCAGGTAGTGCTTTGGCAATAAATGATGTAGCTTTTTATGCATTGATTAATACTTTTATAGCAGGAGCTGCTGGTGGTGTTGTTTGGATGATTTTAGAAATGAAAGTTGCAAAACCAAGTTTTTTGGGTATTTGTTCGGGTATTATTGCAGGGCTTGCATCCGTGACAAATGCAGCTGGCTATGTAACACCTGTGGTAGCTTTATTGATAGGGTGTATGGGTGGCTTTTTATGTTTTTATGCCATTACGCTCAAATATAGGTTTAATTACGACGATTCACTCGATGTAATAGGTGTGCATGGCGTTGGTGGGCTAATTGGGGCTACTATGACCGGTCTTTTTGCTTCTATAAACTCTCAAGGTCTGTTTTTCGGCAATCCAAAACAATTTTTAATACAACTTGCAGGTATTGCAGTGACACTTGTTTTTGCAGGCGTTGGAACAATTATAATAGCCAAATTGGCTGATCTGGTTGTTGGATTGAGAGTAGAAGAGCTTGAAGAGATAGAGGGGCTTGACCTTTCTCAGCACGGTGAATCGGGCTATAATATGTAA
- a CDS encoding transporter substrate-binding domain-containing protein, translating into MKNKLTITLLIFITIAVNSFAERLKVGFWDNKPLSYLENGEYKGFHVDIFKYIAQKNNIDYEFVYGSWSELYSDISKGKIDVFFPIGYAEYRLQYMDYSKFPIFENWGQIVTQKGNNINSFYDLNGKTIAVQFNDIFLMAMDGLAPILEKLDIRAKYYFVDNYNEAVDAVLNKNVDTALIARNYTFSLKNSDLKLTNIIVKPVKSHFAYKKGLDKRIVKKIDDELSNLLSDENSYYYNRLQYFSEGYYLHNPILTFLERNYIKLIILFFSFIIIAFLIIFIFNYKLAKATTQLKNERKKLVKILNNLTEPIILFNGNLQVDFFNKAAKNTFDSLDIGKTISDFTYPIQDNNKNIKFEDIIFSKELKDYYLIKDTLKGDIIAEISITKIQNEHNNNFDYVVMINDITSTMQNIQIQTKIDKLETIGKIAAGIAHDFNNYLGAISNYVMAIKAKGNFERELPKIENLIQKSRHLTKQLLTFAKGSSLEIQNINICKIVKDAAEFVLKGSSINLNFNIEYNDLCANADENFITQVITNIVINAKQSMDDRGEIDISINTVSFGQVNEFNILEGDYVKISVRDYGTGIPEDIAKDIFEPFFTTKPSGSGLGLATAYSIVKQHNGHITFKNLDKGCVFEIYLPKTECKINNNNLSDNSNLSKKLNILYMDDEDDLRDSFKTMLELFHCNVTVTRNGEETLKEVENKEFDIIVLDLTIKGGLSGEATIKKLKDKGINSFFVVSSGYSDGETITNYKKYGFDFYLPKPFSLENLKNMLNSVQK; encoded by the coding sequence GTGAAAAATAAACTAACAATAACTTTATTAATTTTCATAACTATTGCCGTTAACTCTTTTGCCGAAAGACTTAAAGTGGGCTTTTGGGATAACAAACCTTTGTCATATCTTGAAAATGGTGAATATAAAGGGTTTCATGTTGATATTTTTAAATACATAGCACAAAAAAACAATATCGACTATGAATTCGTCTATGGCAGCTGGAGTGAGCTTTATTCCGATATTTCAAAGGGGAAGATAGACGTATTTTTCCCGATAGGGTATGCAGAATACAGGCTTCAATATATGGACTATTCAAAATTCCCAATTTTTGAAAACTGGGGGCAAATTGTCACTCAAAAAGGGAACAATATTAACTCTTTTTACGACCTTAACGGCAAAACCATAGCAGTCCAATTTAACGACATATTTTTAATGGCTATGGATGGACTTGCTCCTATACTTGAAAAGCTCGACATAAGGGCTAAATACTACTTTGTGGATAATTATAATGAAGCCGTAGATGCAGTCTTAAACAAAAATGTTGATACAGCTCTTATAGCAAGAAACTACACATTTTCATTGAAAAATTCCGATTTGAAGTTAACAAACATAATTGTAAAACCGGTAAAATCACACTTTGCATACAAAAAAGGTCTTGATAAAAGAATTGTTAAAAAGATCGACGATGAACTTTCTAATCTCCTTTCCGATGAAAATTCTTATTACTACAACAGATTGCAATACTTTTCAGAAGGCTATTACCTTCATAACCCTATCTTAACATTTTTGGAAAGAAACTATATCAAGCTTATCATCTTATTTTTTTCATTTATTATCATAGCATTTTTGATAATCTTTATTTTCAACTACAAACTTGCCAAAGCTACCACTCAGCTCAAAAACGAGCGAAAAAAACTTGTAAAAATATTAAACAACCTAACTGAGCCTATAATACTCTTTAACGGTAATCTTCAAGTGGATTTTTTTAATAAAGCAGCAAAAAATACTTTTGATAGCTTAGATATAGGAAAAACTATTTCCGACTTTACCTATCCTATCCAAGATAACAATAAAAATATAAAGTTTGAAGATATTATATTTTCAAAAGAGCTTAAAGATTATTATTTAATTAAAGATACACTCAAAGGGGATATAATAGCCGAAATCTCGATAACCAAAATTCAAAATGAGCACAATAACAATTTTGATTATGTTGTAATGATTAACGATATAACATCTACAATGCAAAATATTCAGATTCAGACAAAAATTGATAAGCTTGAAACAATCGGCAAGATTGCTGCAGGGATTGCCCACGACTTTAATAATTATCTTGGAGCAATATCAAATTATGTGATGGCCATAAAGGCTAAAGGCAATTTTGAAAGGGAGTTGCCTAAAATTGAAAACCTTATCCAAAAAAGCAGACATTTGACAAAGCAGCTTCTCACATTTGCAAAAGGGAGCAGCCTTGAAATTCAAAATATTAATATCTGTAAAATTGTAAAGGATGCAGCTGAATTTGTATTGAAAGGGAGTAGCATAAATTTGAATTTTAACATTGAATACAATGATTTATGTGCAAATGCAGATGAAAACTTTATAACCCAAGTAATAACAAATATTGTCATCAACGCTAAACAATCAATGGACGATAGAGGAGAAATAGATATTTCTATAAATACGGTTAGTTTTGGACAAGTTAATGAATTTAATATACTTGAAGGGGATTACGTAAAAATATCCGTCAGAGATTATGGCACGGGGATACCTGAGGATATTGCCAAAGATATTTTTGAACCGTTTTTTACTACCAAGCCGTCTGGAAGCGGATTGGGTCTTGCCACAGCATATTCAATTGTAAAGCAACACAATGGGCATATCACTTTTAAAAATCTTGATAAAGGTTGTGTGTTTGAAATCTATCTGCCTAAAACCGAATGCAAGATAAATAATAATAACCTATCCGACAACTCAAATTTAAGCAAAAAGCTAAATATCTTATATATGGATGATGAAGACGATTTGCGCGATTCATTTAAAACAATGCTTGAGCTTTTTCACTGCAACGTCACAGTAACGAGAAACGGTGAAGAGACCTTAAAAGAGGTTGAAAATAAAGAGTTTGACATAATTGTCCTTGATTTGACAATAAAAGGCGGACTTAGCGGAGAAGCAACCATAAAAAAGCTGAAAGATAAAGGTATTAACTCATTCTTTGTTGTCTCTTCAGGCTATTCTGACGGTGAAACAATAACAAACTACAAAAAATATGGTTTTGACTTTTATCTCCCTAAACCATTTTCACTTGAAAATTTAAAAAACATGCTAAACAGTGTACAAAAGTAA
- a CDS encoding PAS domain S-box protein: MDEIIENKILETILNSSQRGICILDHSKKLILTNNAALNILGYQDKSELLAKDFHILVHKNLVTDDECAVCKAQSDGRVYRNLCTKYVKKDGNIILVQIQVYPFKINTNSRYWVMLEFEEITDSNLEILNFPFLIEMLEQSATGFMITDLDGNIEYVNDGYCKITGFGKHELLGQNPRILKSGKQNREFYKRLWDTITSGGTFFDILINKKKDGKFYYEEDTIFPLKDDNGQIVKYAAIKKDITKEKQLEETLFQMQKLETVGQLAAGVAHDFNNILTGFNAYLEVLQYQIQNENSSKILDKLKQLSDKAATLVSHLLGYSRQQIIISEIQRFSSLINDNLKMIRRIIPENINLTFEILSHDECMINIDKTQFNQIIMNLIINSRDALEVVEKENKTIKITLDNADGVTYSHLSYVKNGNYMKLSVEDNGIGIKKEYLLKIFEPFFTTKDVGKGTGLGLASVYGIVKQNGGYIFADSVEGEYTRIDILWPCANNKDEAKKQIETTKSPSMHDLAGNESILIVEDEEGLLNLLATFFESNGYKAFKAFNGKEGLEIIKNNKIDAVITDYVMPELNGDKMILEALKINKNLKCIITTGYKIKDEFKRLQSLCEIEFMEKPYRPLQILKTIRNMLNKSEK, from the coding sequence ATGGATGAAATAATTGAAAATAAAATCCTTGAAACAATACTTAACTCAAGTCAACGAGGCATTTGCATACTTGACCACAGCAAAAAGCTGATTTTGACAAATAATGCAGCTTTAAATATTTTAGGTTATCAAGATAAATCGGAGCTTTTAGCAAAAGATTTCCATATATTAGTACACAAAAATTTGGTGACTGACGATGAATGTGCTGTTTGTAAAGCTCAAAGTGATGGAAGAGTGTACAGAAATCTTTGCACCAAATATGTTAAAAAAGACGGCAATATCATATTAGTCCAAATTCAAGTTTACCCGTTTAAAATTAATACCAACTCAAGATACTGGGTAATGCTTGAGTTTGAGGAGATAACTGACAGCAATCTTGAAATACTAAACTTCCCTTTTCTTATAGAAATGCTCGAGCAATCAGCAACAGGCTTTATGATAACCGACTTGGACGGAAATATTGAGTATGTCAATGACGGATATTGTAAAATAACAGGTTTTGGTAAGCACGAGCTTCTCGGTCAAAACCCACGGATATTAAAAAGCGGTAAACAAAACAGGGAATTTTACAAAAGACTATGGGATACAATCACATCCGGAGGCACTTTCTTCGATATTTTAATCAACAAAAAGAAGGATGGGAAATTTTACTACGAAGAAGATACAATATTTCCTTTAAAAGATGATAACGGTCAAATTGTTAAGTATGCGGCAATAAAAAAAGATATTACAAAGGAGAAACAGCTTGAAGAAACACTTTTTCAAATGCAAAAGCTTGAAACAGTAGGACAGCTTGCCGCAGGGGTAGCCCACGACTTCAATAATATTTTGACAGGGTTTAATGCTTATCTTGAAGTATTACAATACCAAATACAAAATGAAAATAGCTCAAAAATATTGGACAAATTAAAACAGTTATCCGATAAAGCTGCCACACTTGTATCTCACCTGCTGGGCTACAGCAGACAGCAAATTATAATCTCTGAGATTCAAAGATTTAGCTCTCTAATAAATGATAACTTAAAGATGATTAGAAGGATTATTCCTGAAAATATCAATCTGACTTTTGAAATACTTTCACATGACGAATGTATGATAAACATAGATAAAACACAATTTAATCAGATAATTATGAATCTTATAATAAACTCAAGGGATGCCCTTGAGGTAGTTGAGAAGGAAAACAAAACAATAAAAATTACGCTTGATAATGCTGATGGGGTAACATATTCTCACCTAAGTTATGTAAAAAATGGCAATTACATGAAGTTATCGGTTGAGGATAACGGCATAGGAATAAAAAAGGAATATCTTCTCAAAATATTTGAGCCTTTTTTTACCACAAAGGATGTGGGAAAAGGGACTGGTTTGGGGCTTGCAAGCGTTTACGGGATAGTCAAGCAAAATGGCGGTTACATTTTTGCCGACAGCGTAGAAGGGGAATACACGAGAATAGATATACTTTGGCCCTGTGCCAATAATAAAGATGAAGCCAAAAAACAGATTGAAACAACAAAAAGCCCATCTATGCACGATTTAGCAGGCAATGAAAGCATATTGATTGTGGAAGATGAAGAAGGGCTGCTTAACCTGCTTGCAACCTTTTTCGAAAGCAACGGATATAAAGCTTTTAAAGCTTTTAATGGAAAAGAAGGGCTTGAAATCATAAAAAATAACAAAATCGATGCTGTCATTACCGACTACGTTATGCCCGAATTAAACGGAGACAAAATGATTTTAGAGGCACTTAAAATAAATAAAAACTTAAAATGTATCATCACTACGGGGTATAAGATAAAAGATGAATTTAAGCGTCTGCAGTCATTATGTGAAATAGAATTTATGGAAAAACCGTATAGACCGCTCCAAATACTAAAAACTATACGCAATATGTTAAATAAAAGTGAAAAATAA